A region of Leifsonia xyli DNA encodes the following proteins:
- a CDS encoding fasciclin has protein sequence MRSTARLAAAGILAAAALALTACSSGAGTASSDTSAPMKSSTPSASASMDPAADLVGPGCADYAKAVPSGAGSVSGMAEDPVATAASNNPLLTTLVAAVSGKLNPKVNLVDTLNGGQFTVFAPVDDAFKKIDPATIDTLKTDAGAATLTSVLTYHVVPGQLSPKDIVGTHKTVEGSDVTVSGSGDSLKVNDANVICGGVHTANATVYLIDSVLMPPAK, from the coding sequence ATGCGATCCACCGCCCGTCTCGCCGCAGCCGGAATCCTGGCCGCCGCGGCCCTCGCCCTCACGGCCTGCTCCTCGGGAGCCGGCACCGCGTCCAGCGACACCAGCGCGCCGATGAAGTCATCGACCCCGTCCGCCTCGGCGTCGATGGACCCGGCCGCCGACCTCGTCGGCCCCGGCTGCGCCGACTACGCCAAGGCCGTCCCCTCTGGCGCCGGCTCGGTCTCCGGCATGGCCGAGGACCCGGTGGCCACCGCAGCGAGCAACAACCCGCTGCTGACCACCCTGGTCGCCGCCGTCTCCGGCAAGCTGAACCCGAAGGTGAATCTGGTCGACACCCTCAACGGCGGTCAGTTCACCGTGTTCGCTCCGGTCGACGACGCCTTCAAGAAGATCGATCCGGCCACCATCGACACGCTGAAGACCGACGCAGGCGCGGCGACGCTGACCTCGGTCCTCACCTACCACGTCGTCCCCGGCCAGCTCTCGCCGAAGGACATCGTGGGCACCCACAAGACCGTGGAGGGCTCCGACGTGACCGTCAGCGGCTCCGGCGACAGCCTCAAGGTGAACGACGCGAACGTGATCTGCGGCGGCGTGCACACCGCCAACGCGACCGTGTACCTCATCGACTCGGTGCTGATGCCCCCGGCGAAGTAA
- a CDS encoding ABC transporter ATP-binding protein yields MNESSEPPLLSARGLSKVYGKGQSRFQALSDVSMTVRQGEAVAIVGKSGSGKSTLMHLLALLDTPDDGSVLVDGADAASLSGRAVNELRNRRFGFVFQQFFLTAGTSVLDNVTLPLKIAGVPAGERRRRGLEALSRFGLEDKAKNRANDLSGGQKQRVVLTRALVTEPDVIFADEPTGNLDSATGTLVEDELFALNREKGITLVIVTHDEDLAARCDRRIIIHDGRVVDIAEAAA; encoded by the coding sequence ATGAATGAATCATCCGAGCCTCCGCTGCTCTCCGCGCGCGGGCTCTCGAAGGTATACGGCAAAGGGCAGAGCCGGTTCCAGGCGTTGTCCGACGTCTCCATGACCGTCCGTCAGGGCGAAGCGGTGGCAATTGTGGGCAAGAGCGGGTCGGGCAAGTCGACGCTCATGCATCTGCTGGCGCTGCTCGACACGCCGGACGACGGAAGCGTGCTCGTGGACGGTGCGGACGCCGCCTCATTGTCCGGGCGAGCGGTCAACGAGTTGCGCAACCGTCGCTTCGGCTTCGTATTCCAGCAGTTCTTCCTGACCGCAGGGACCTCCGTGCTGGACAACGTGACCCTGCCGCTGAAGATCGCAGGCGTCCCTGCGGGCGAGCGCCGGCGCCGCGGGCTCGAGGCTCTGAGCCGGTTCGGACTGGAGGACAAGGCCAAGAACCGGGCCAACGATCTGTCCGGCGGACAGAAGCAGCGGGTGGTGCTCACCCGCGCGCTCGTCACGGAGCCTGATGTCATCTTCGCCGACGAGCCGACCGGCAACCTGGACAGCGCGACCGGCACGCTCGTCGAGGACGAGCTCTTCGCGCTCAACCGGGAGAAAGGCATCACGCTGGTCATCGTCACGCACGACGAGGACCTCGCCGCCCGCTGCGATCGCCGGATCATCATCCACGACGGTCGTGTCG
- a CDS encoding 1,4-beta-xylanase, which translates to MRVTSRLRSGLIAAAVLGAGAVILAQGAAFAAPPATPPGHQPHVPADSLRALGDGVGLRIGTAVNTDELASNAAYRDITANQFSTVTPENAMKWESVEPSQGVYNWGPADQLVAFAQQNGQLVRGHTLVWHNQLPAWLNAALPSMSTEQVRALLKKHIQDEVTHFKGKIWQWDVVNEAFNDDGTPRDTIWLQKLGPGYIADAFRWAHEADPKALLFYNDYNIEFTGPKSNAVYSLVQQLQKQRVPIDGVGFQTHLDTQYGLPDLKANLQRFAALGLKVAETEVDVRTTLPVTPVEQTAQVGAYVSTLQACLAVRACISYTIWGFGDAYSWVPSTFPGEGAALIYDENLQPKPQYYALQDTLALASGAPGHTGPRR; encoded by the coding sequence ATCCGCGTGACCTCTCGCCTCAGAAGCGGCCTGATCGCCGCCGCCGTGCTCGGCGCCGGCGCCGTCATCCTCGCCCAGGGAGCTGCATTCGCCGCCCCGCCCGCCACGCCTCCCGGGCACCAGCCGCACGTCCCCGCGGACTCGCTCCGCGCGCTCGGGGACGGCGTCGGCCTGCGGATCGGGACCGCCGTCAACACCGACGAGCTCGCATCCAACGCCGCCTACCGCGACATCACCGCGAACCAGTTCTCGACCGTGACGCCCGAGAACGCCATGAAGTGGGAGAGCGTCGAGCCCTCTCAGGGCGTCTACAACTGGGGGCCGGCCGACCAGCTCGTCGCCTTCGCCCAGCAGAACGGGCAGCTCGTCCGCGGGCACACGCTCGTGTGGCACAACCAGCTCCCCGCGTGGCTGAACGCCGCCCTCCCCTCGATGAGCACGGAGCAGGTGCGCGCCCTGCTCAAGAAGCACATCCAGGATGAGGTCACCCACTTCAAGGGCAAGATCTGGCAGTGGGATGTCGTCAACGAGGCGTTCAACGACGACGGCACCCCGCGCGACACGATTTGGCTGCAGAAGCTCGGCCCGGGTTACATCGCCGACGCGTTCCGATGGGCGCACGAGGCCGACCCGAAGGCGCTCCTCTTCTACAACGACTACAACATCGAGTTCACCGGGCCGAAGAGCAACGCGGTCTACAGCCTGGTGCAGCAGCTGCAGAAGCAGCGCGTCCCGATCGACGGGGTCGGCTTCCAGACGCACCTCGACACCCAGTACGGGCTCCCCGACCTGAAGGCGAACCTGCAGCGCTTCGCCGCGCTCGGCCTCAAGGTCGCCGAGACCGAGGTGGATGTGCGAACGACGCTGCCCGTGACTCCGGTCGAGCAGACGGCGCAGGTCGGGGCCTACGTGTCCACCCTGCAGGCCTGCCTCGCGGTGCGTGCCTGCATCTCGTACACGATCTGGGGCTTTGGCGACGCGTACTCGTGGGTCCCGTCGACCTTCCCCGGTGAGGGCGCCGCGCTGATCTACGACGAGAACCTGCAGCCCAAGCCGCAGTACTACGCACTGCAGGACACGCTCGCCCTGGCGTCCGGCGCCCCCGGCCACACCGGCCCGCGGCGCTGA
- a CDS encoding isochorismatase, which produces MTSALLLCDFQNGIAGRPGMEGAVEAAARALDTARSRGIPVVFVRVAFRPGYPEVAASNQSFGARTASAGDAMHLDSPYTQIIDALAPRADEPVVVKKRISAFAGSDLDVLLRGLGADELVIGGIATSGVVLSTVRQAADLDLRLTVLADACADADPEVHRVLTEKVFPRQATVATVDEWIG; this is translated from the coding sequence ATGACCTCCGCTCTCCTCCTCTGCGACTTCCAGAACGGCATCGCCGGTCGCCCCGGGATGGAGGGAGCCGTCGAGGCCGCCGCCCGCGCCCTCGACACAGCCCGCTCCCGCGGCATCCCGGTGGTGTTCGTGCGCGTCGCGTTCCGACCCGGCTACCCCGAAGTGGCCGCCTCCAACCAATCCTTCGGAGCCCGCACGGCGTCCGCCGGCGACGCGATGCACCTCGACAGCCCGTACACGCAGATCATCGACGCGCTGGCGCCCCGCGCGGACGAACCGGTCGTCGTGAAGAAGCGGATCTCGGCCTTCGCGGGCAGCGACCTCGACGTGCTGCTGCGCGGCCTCGGAGCCGACGAGCTGGTGATCGGCGGCATCGCCACCAGCGGCGTCGTGCTGTCGACCGTGCGCCAGGCCGCCGACCTCGACCTCCGCCTCACCGTGCTGGCCGACGCGTGCGCCGATGCCGACCCCGAGGTGCACCGGGTGCTCACCGAGAAGGTGTTCCCGCGGCAGGCGACCGTCGCGACGGTCGACGAGTGGATCGGGTAG
- a CDS encoding alanine dehydrogenase, translated as MAGLASRVMTALGEFGVGVCALAEVVFPPIPSEVILPFAGFLAYQGSMNVVLVLLAATLGSFAGAVILYLLGRRLGEERAVRLLARLPLVDESDFRSSAEWLRRHGRGAVFFGRLVPLVRSLISLPAGATRMPFGRFALFTLAGTLLWNALLVGAGFALGTQYHLVERYTEYLDVVIYAAVGLTLAWLVVRRIRRVRASRRAQESGETD; from the coding sequence ATCGCCGGCCTCGCCTCGCGAGTGATGACCGCGCTCGGCGAGTTCGGGGTGGGCGTGTGCGCGCTGGCGGAGGTGGTGTTCCCGCCGATCCCGAGCGAGGTCATCCTGCCGTTCGCCGGGTTCCTGGCGTACCAGGGCTCGATGAACGTCGTGCTGGTGCTGCTCGCGGCGACCCTGGGCAGCTTCGCCGGGGCCGTCATCCTCTACCTCCTGGGACGCCGGCTCGGCGAGGAGCGTGCCGTGCGGCTGCTCGCGCGCCTGCCGCTCGTGGACGAGTCCGACTTCCGCTCGTCGGCGGAGTGGCTGCGCCGCCACGGCCGCGGCGCCGTGTTCTTCGGCCGGCTGGTGCCGCTGGTCCGCAGCCTGATCTCACTGCCCGCGGGCGCGACCCGGATGCCGTTCGGCCGGTTCGCGCTGTTCACGCTGGCCGGCACGCTGCTGTGGAACGCGCTGCTGGTCGGCGCCGGGTTCGCCCTCGGGACGCAGTACCACCTCGTCGAGCGGTACACGGAGTACCTCGACGTGGTCATCTACGCCGCCGTCGGGCTGACGCTCGCGTGGCTGGTCGTGCGGCGCATCCGGCGGGTCCGCGCGTCCCGCCGCGCTCAGGAGAGCGGCGAGACGGACTGA
- a CDS encoding cupin: MSAPVRNILAAFDRIPDPWQPHRLVSVNDQDVKIARLRGEFVWHSHPDSDELFLVVDRHLTLQLRDGDVELGPNDVYVVPAGVEHCPRADTEALVVMVERQGTVNTGDNPGQRTTEVRELMED; this comes from the coding sequence ATGAGCGCACCCGTCCGGAACATCCTCGCCGCCTTCGACCGCATCCCCGATCCCTGGCAGCCTCACCGTCTCGTCAGCGTCAATGACCAGGATGTGAAGATCGCCCGTCTGCGCGGCGAGTTCGTCTGGCACTCGCACCCCGACAGCGACGAGCTGTTCCTGGTGGTCGACCGCCACTTGACGCTGCAACTCCGGGACGGGGACGTTGAGCTCGGTCCGAACGACGTCTACGTCGTGCCCGCGGGCGTCGAGCACTGCCCGCGCGCCGACACGGAGGCCCTGGTGGTCATGGTCGAGCGCCAGGGCACGGTCAACACCGGCGACAACCCGGGGCAGCGGACGACCGAGGTACGGGAGCTCATGGAGGACTGA
- a CDS encoding MFS transporter — translation MALKPAPAGRFDRRLLAPMMVGAILNPINTAIIAVALAPIGIALGAPASETVWLVSALYLATAIGQPLVGRLVDIFGVKRLYLAGGALVAVAGAIGLLIPESPESVWWLVAARVVLGLGTCAGYPAAMHLIRAEGKRTGVASPAVILTVLSVTTQTVAVVGPTLGGLLIGAWGWRATFAVNLPLGIASVVLGAIFLPRRTGLEPPRDQRPRIDGLGILFFAVAMLALLVFLQNIALGTLWLVPVALVAGAALVWRELRVDSPFIDLRVLGGNGPLLLTYTRSLLTATISYTFVYGFTQWLENGRALDPTAAGLVLLPVFAAGIAVALAFGRRPEVLGKLLIGSIAQLAAGILVLFMTGATPIWYLVVTMLVLGIPQGLNNLAIQNTLYHQAEPERIASSAGLLRTFFYLGAIVASVVYGNVYGERATTGGLHVLGWVVIGISIVFLLITVLDRSLRSIGREQPRASEPEEQGAAKAD, via the coding sequence ATGGCCCTGAAGCCCGCACCGGCCGGCCGCTTCGACCGCCGGCTGCTCGCGCCCATGATGGTGGGCGCCATCCTGAACCCGATCAACACGGCGATCATCGCCGTCGCACTGGCGCCGATCGGCATCGCCCTCGGGGCCCCGGCGTCCGAGACCGTGTGGCTCGTCTCCGCCCTCTACCTCGCTACCGCGATCGGGCAGCCGCTGGTCGGCCGGCTCGTCGACATCTTCGGGGTGAAGCGGCTGTACCTCGCCGGTGGGGCGCTGGTCGCGGTCGCCGGGGCCATCGGCCTCCTCATCCCGGAGTCACCCGAGAGCGTGTGGTGGCTCGTCGCCGCCCGCGTCGTGCTCGGGCTCGGGACGTGCGCCGGCTACCCCGCGGCCATGCACCTCATCCGTGCGGAGGGTAAGCGGACGGGCGTCGCCTCGCCGGCGGTCATCCTCACCGTCCTCTCGGTGACGACCCAGACGGTCGCGGTCGTCGGCCCGACGCTCGGTGGCCTGCTCATCGGGGCGTGGGGATGGCGTGCCACCTTCGCGGTGAACCTGCCGCTCGGCATCGCCAGCGTCGTCCTCGGTGCGATCTTCCTCCCGCGACGGACCGGGCTGGAGCCGCCGCGCGACCAGCGTCCGCGCATTGACGGTCTGGGCATCCTGTTCTTCGCGGTGGCCATGCTGGCGCTGCTGGTCTTCCTGCAGAACATCGCGCTCGGGACGCTGTGGCTCGTCCCGGTGGCGCTGGTCGCCGGGGCCGCACTGGTGTGGCGGGAGCTGCGGGTCGACTCGCCCTTCATCGACTTGCGGGTGCTCGGCGGCAACGGGCCGCTGCTGCTCACCTACACGCGCTCGCTGCTGACCGCGACCATCTCGTACACGTTCGTCTACGGCTTCACCCAGTGGCTCGAGAACGGGCGCGCGCTCGACCCGACCGCCGCGGGCCTCGTGCTGCTGCCCGTCTTCGCCGCCGGGATCGCCGTCGCCCTCGCATTCGGACGGCGACCGGAGGTGCTCGGCAAGCTGCTCATCGGCTCCATCGCCCAGCTCGCGGCGGGCATTCTGGTGCTGTTCATGACCGGGGCGACGCCCATCTGGTACCTCGTCGTCACGATGCTGGTGCTCGGCATCCCGCAGGGGCTCAACAACCTGGCCATCCAGAACACGCTTTACCACCAGGCGGAGCCCGAGCGGATCGCCTCCTCCGCCGGTCTGCTGCGGACGTTCTTCTACCTGGGCGCGATCGTCGCCTCCGTCGTCTACGGCAACGTGTACGGAGAGCGAGCGACCACCGGGGGACTGCACGTGCTCGGGTGGGTGGTCATCGGCATCTCGATCGTCTTCCTCCTCATCACGGTGCTCGACCGCAGCCTGCGCTCGATCGGGCGCGAACAGCCGCGTGCGTCGGAGCCCGAGGAGCAGGGCGCTGCGAAGGCCGATTAG
- a CDS encoding hydrolase → MSRPRHRIRTSLVAVVGVLALVVIGFLAWASTPMMGDRTAALEAWRDPAVSIHDAGDAVVMEPTGHASGQGLVFVPGALVDPYAYLYKLSGAVAETGLTVVITKPTLNLAFFDQRPLSTFTAHAPGVDEWYVGGHSLGGVRACQLADDPQVTGLILFGSYCANDVSETKLRVLSIGGSRDGLSTPAKIAAARHLLPADSELVEIDGMNHGQFGDYGPQSGDGVATIDDQTARERLTEPLAAFL, encoded by the coding sequence GTGAGCCGACCTCGACACCGCATCCGCACCTCCCTCGTCGCAGTTGTCGGCGTCCTCGCCCTGGTCGTCATCGGCTTCCTCGCGTGGGCCTCGACACCGATGATGGGCGACCGGACCGCCGCCCTCGAAGCGTGGCGCGACCCGGCGGTGAGCATCCACGACGCCGGCGACGCCGTGGTGATGGAGCCGACCGGGCACGCGTCCGGGCAGGGGCTGGTCTTCGTGCCGGGCGCGCTCGTCGACCCGTACGCCTACCTCTACAAGCTCTCGGGCGCCGTGGCGGAGACCGGGCTGACCGTGGTCATCACCAAGCCGACCCTCAACCTGGCCTTCTTCGACCAGCGGCCGCTGAGCACATTCACTGCGCACGCACCCGGCGTCGACGAGTGGTACGTCGGTGGTCACTCCCTCGGCGGGGTGCGCGCCTGCCAGCTCGCGGATGACCCGCAGGTGACGGGCCTCATCCTGTTCGGCTCGTACTGCGCGAACGACGTCTCGGAGACGAAGCTCCGGGTGCTGTCGATCGGCGGCAGCCGTGACGGGCTGAGCACGCCCGCGAAGATCGCCGCGGCGCGGCACCTGCTGCCGGCGGACTCCGAGCTCGTCGAGATCGACGGGATGAACCACGGCCAGTTCGGGGACTACGGCCCGCAGTCCGGCGACGGCGTCGCGACCATCGACGACCAGACCGCGCGCGAGCGGCTGACGGAGCCGCTGGCGGCGTTCCTGTAG
- a CDS encoding bleomycin resistance protein — protein MISSAVYLSYRDAPAAIAWLEALGFDVIQRHDAADGFVTHSELRLADTVVMLGTDTVAVEPPLVGASTGVGTYLVTPDVDGMFARAVAAGATVVFPPEDTDWGTRRARVLDPGGREWSFGSYRPGEQWSPS, from the coding sequence ATGATCTCTTCGGCCGTCTACCTGAGCTATCGAGACGCGCCGGCCGCGATCGCGTGGCTGGAGGCGCTCGGCTTCGACGTGATCCAGCGACACGATGCCGCCGACGGCTTCGTCACACACAGCGAGCTGCGCCTCGCGGACACCGTCGTGATGCTGGGGACGGACACGGTCGCGGTCGAGCCTCCCCTCGTCGGCGCCTCGACCGGCGTCGGCACCTACCTCGTCACGCCGGACGTCGACGGGATGTTCGCCCGCGCCGTCGCGGCCGGGGCGACCGTCGTGTTCCCGCCCGAGGACACGGACTGGGGCACCCGTCGCGCGCGGGTGCTCGACCCCGGCGGCCGGGAGTGGAGCTTCGGCTCGTACCGCCCCGGCGAACAGTGGTCGCCGAGTTAG
- a CDS encoding oxidoreductase, which translates to MTRTRIGTVALAALAGVVSGGVFLAAAELVALVAAREAGPILAVGSFVIDIVPRPAKELAIQLFGSNDKLFLLASLGVAVLVASAVAGVLELWRRWVGVALFAVAGIAAVVATVTRAGASPLAFLPSAVGAVAGAAVLHLLVARLHRWRDRAAEDAERGVDRRRFLLFTGVAAVGAVVAGVGSRLGSAATSSIAAIRAAVKLPAPASRVRIPAGADLKVPGLSPLFTPNRDFYRVDTALTVPSVDPAAWRLTIDGMVEKRIQLGFQDLLDMGLDEYAVTLTCVSNEVGGNLIGNARWLGVRVRDVLALARPRSGADMVLSRSVDGFTASTPLDALTDANRDAILAVGMNGEPLPLEHGFPVRMVVPGLYGYVSATKWLTELKVTTFAADQAYWTPRGYSAKAPIKLSSRIDTPRVDKTVSAGPTKIAGVAWAQTVGIRKVEVRIDGGEWQEAQLSNPINADTWVQWSLDWDATAGGHTLAVRATDSAGRLQEEKRAPIAPNGSTGWQQTFVRVV; encoded by the coding sequence ATGACGAGAACGAGGATCGGCACGGTCGCCCTGGCGGCGCTGGCGGGGGTCGTGAGCGGCGGCGTGTTCCTGGCCGCGGCCGAACTGGTCGCGCTCGTCGCGGCCCGGGAGGCGGGGCCCATCCTCGCGGTCGGCTCCTTCGTGATCGACATCGTCCCGCGACCGGCGAAGGAACTCGCCATCCAGCTCTTCGGGTCGAACGACAAGCTGTTCCTGCTCGCCTCGCTGGGCGTCGCGGTCCTCGTCGCGTCGGCGGTGGCCGGCGTCCTCGAGCTGTGGCGGCGCTGGGTAGGCGTCGCCCTGTTCGCCGTCGCCGGGATCGCCGCTGTGGTGGCCACCGTCACCCGCGCGGGAGCGAGCCCGCTCGCATTCCTGCCGTCGGCCGTCGGCGCGGTCGCGGGCGCGGCCGTGCTGCACCTGCTCGTCGCGCGACTGCACCGCTGGCGCGACCGGGCCGCCGAGGACGCCGAGCGCGGGGTCGATCGCCGCCGCTTCCTCCTCTTCACCGGCGTCGCCGCCGTCGGAGCCGTCGTCGCGGGCGTCGGCTCGCGTCTCGGATCGGCCGCCACGTCGTCCATCGCCGCGATCCGCGCGGCCGTCAAGCTGCCCGCCCCCGCCTCGCGCGTGCGGATCCCCGCGGGAGCCGACCTGAAGGTGCCGGGCCTCTCGCCGCTGTTCACCCCCAACCGGGACTTCTACCGCGTCGACACCGCCCTCACCGTCCCCTCGGTCGACCCGGCCGCCTGGCGGCTCACGATCGACGGGATGGTCGAGAAGCGCATCCAACTCGGCTTCCAGGACCTGCTCGACATGGGCCTGGACGAGTACGCGGTGACGCTGACGTGCGTCTCCAACGAGGTCGGCGGCAACCTCATCGGCAACGCCCGCTGGCTGGGCGTGCGCGTCCGCGATGTGCTCGCGCTCGCGCGGCCGCGGTCCGGCGCCGACATGGTGCTGTCCCGCAGCGTCGACGGGTTCACCGCGAGCACCCCGTTGGACGCCCTGACGGACGCGAACCGGGATGCGATCCTCGCCGTCGGCATGAACGGCGAGCCGCTGCCGCTCGAGCACGGCTTCCCGGTGCGGATGGTGGTGCCGGGACTGTACGGGTACGTCTCGGCGACCAAGTGGCTGACCGAGTTGAAGGTGACCACCTTCGCCGCCGACCAGGCCTACTGGACGCCCCGCGGCTACAGCGCGAAGGCGCCGATCAAGCTCTCGAGCCGCATCGACACTCCGCGGGTCGACAAGACCGTGAGCGCCGGCCCCACGAAGATCGCCGGTGTGGCGTGGGCGCAGACCGTGGGCATCCGGAAGGTCGAGGTGCGGATCGACGGCGGCGAATGGCAGGAGGCGCAGCTGTCGAACCCGATCAACGCCGACACGTGGGTGCAGTGGTCCCTGGACTGGGACGCGACCGCGGGCGGGCACACGCTCGCCGTGCGCGCGACCGACAGCGCCGGCCGGCTGCAGGAGGAGAAGCGGGCGCCGATCGCGCCGAACGGGTCGACCGGCTGGCAGCAGACGTTCGTGCGCGTCGTCTGA